Genomic DNA from Syntrophorhabdaceae bacterium:
TGATCCACTGCAACGACTGGGAAACCGCCCTCGCGCCCGTATTTCTCAAGACCCTCTACAACAATGATCCTGTGCTCAATAAAGCGGCTACGCTCCTTACCATCCACAACCTCGGATACCAGGGGATCTTCTGGCATTACGATATGCACCTTCTCAATATCGGTTGGGAATATTTTACGCCTGATTTTATTGAGTTCTTCGGGAACATCAACTTCCTCAAGGGTGGTATCGTTTTTTCCGATATTATCAACACGGTGAGCAAAAAATACAGTGAGGAGATCCAGACAGATGAGTTCGGCTGCGGCCTCGATGGTATCCTTCGCACGAGAAAGGATGACCTCTTCGGCATCATAAACGGCATTGATTATGCTGACTGGAGTCCCGAAAAAGACACCTTTATCCCGGCGCGTTATACCGTTGATAAGCTGGCGAACAAAAAGATCTGCAAGGGCTCCCTTCAGGATACCTTCGGATTGCCTGTCCAGGAAGATGTTCCTCTTATCGCTACCATCTCAAGGCTTGCCGACCAGAAAGGTTTTGATCTTATAGGGTCATCGCTGGAAGAGATGCTTGCTCTCGGTGCGCAGTATATTGTTCTCGGCACCGGTGAGCGGAAATATCATGATCTTCTCTCGCAACTCGCAAAGCAGTTTCCAAAATCATTCTCTATCAAGATTGCTTATGATAACAAACTCGCCCATCTTATTGAGGCCGGTGCGGATATGTTTCTTATGCCCTCCCGGTATGAACCCTGCGGTCTCAATCAGCTCTACAGTCTCAAATACGGAACGGTGCCGGTCGTGAGGAGCGTTGGAGGACTTGAAGATACGATTACAGACTACACGGCAGAGCCTGATGCCGGGACAGGCTTTAAATTCCACGACTATACAAAGGAAGCGATGCTCGACGCCATTAAAAGGGCCCTTTCGGTATACCGGAATAAAAATGTCTGGACCGCCCTCGTGAAGAGATGCATGGCAGAGGATTTCTCATGGGAGAGATCCGCGAAAGAATACGTCGGGCTCTATAAAAAAGCAATTGCAAAGCATGAATCCCGTTGATCTTCTCGGGAAGATTATCGAGATCTCCCATTCAAACCTTGAGCTGACTTCACGCATAAACTCTATCCTTAATATCATCTCCCGGGATATGTACTGCGAGGAGGTCATAATCTATACATTCGACAAGGACAAGAGGCTTACCTGCAGGTTCGCCAATCAAAAAAGCGTCCTTTTCAAAATCCTGAACCAGTACCGGTGCCACGTCGGCGAGGGGGTTGTGGGAAGCGTTGCACAGAAACGGTCGCCACTCTTTTACACGATGCGGGACATCCCGTCCCGGTTCGGCTGTCTCTTCTACCCGGAGCTGGACGGGAAGCTCGAAAACTACAAGGCCTTTGCATTTCTCCCTCTTGCGGATGACAGTTACCTCTACGGGGTACTGGTCTTAAGTGCCGTGAGCAAGGATGCGCTCCATGACACGGAAAAGATCTTTCTCTCCATCCTTTCCCGGGAGATCGGCGGGATACTCCGTTCCTATGAGCTGATCCTCTCTTCAAAGAAAAGGATCAGCGAGCTCGCGACGCTTTCAGAACTGGGGAAGGTGCTCACATCCAACGCAGAACCCCATGAACTCCTGAAGAATATAGCCCTGATCATAGCCAAATCGCTGAATGCGACATTCGTTACCATTAAACTTGGATATGCCCTCCTGAAACTCGATGTCCATCGTTTTACCTATGGCGTTATCGACCCCTCTGTCCAGGATCACGTGGGGGAACTGGAAGAGACGGCGGCAAGGCTTCTCCGTGCCGTGTCGATGAAGGACTGTTCTCCCGATGAGTATGAGAATTCCTTCAGGTTCTCTCTTTTTTCAGC
This window encodes:
- the glgA gene encoding glycogen synthase GlgA, producing MKILIASPEIYPFVKTGGLADVTGALPKALKKLGVEVRVILPKHKGIEEQGFPMRYKNYKIACPISQSYIDAEIVESEYDGITAYLVEKDEYYYRDYLYSTPDGDYLDNAERFVFFAKSILEAIKVTGYVPDVIHCNDWETALAPVFLKTLYNNDPVLNKAATLLTIHNLGYQGIFWHYDMHLLNIGWEYFTPDFIEFFGNINFLKGGIVFSDIINTVSKKYSEEIQTDEFGCGLDGILRTRKDDLFGIINGIDYADWSPEKDTFIPARYTVDKLANKKICKGSLQDTFGLPVQEDVPLIATISRLADQKGFDLIGSSLEEMLALGAQYIVLGTGERKYHDLLSQLAKQFPKSFSIKIAYDNKLAHLIEAGADMFLMPSRYEPCGLNQLYSLKYGTVPVVRSVGGLEDTITDYTAEPDAGTGFKFHDYTKEAMLDAIKRALSVYRNKNVWTALVKRCMAEDFSWERSAKEYVGLYKKAIAKHESR